In Saccharicrinis fermentans DSM 9555 = JCM 21142, a genomic segment contains:
- the rplO gene encoding 50S ribosomal protein L15 has protein sequence MDLSNLKPAEGSTKTRKRIGRGQGSGHGGTSTRGHKGAKSRSGYSRKIGFEGGQMPLQRRVPKFGFKNINRVDYKAINIDLLQQLAEKNNLSVIDVDVLREAGFISKNDRVKILGNGNITAKIEVKAHAFSKSAVSAIEAAQGTVVKL, from the coding sequence ATGGACTTAAGTAATTTAAAACCTGCAGAAGGTTCTACCAAAACAAGAAAAAGAATTGGTAGAGGACAAGGTTCTGGCCATGGTGGTACATCCACTCGTGGACATAAGGGTGCCAAGTCCAGATCTGGTTATTCAAGAAAAATTGGTTTCGAGGGTGGTCAAATGCCTTTACAGAGACGTGTTCCTAAATTCGGGTTTAAAAACATCAACAGGGTGGACTACAAGGCAATAAATATTGACTTGTTACAACAACTTGCCGAAAAGAACAATTTGTCTGTAATTGACGTGGACGTTCTTCGCGAAGCCGGATTTATCAGCAAGAATGACCGGGTGAAGATTCTTGGTAACGGAAATATTACTGCCAAAATTGAAGTGAAAGCTCATGCCTTTTCTAAATCAGCGGTGAGCGCAATCGAAGCGGCTCAAGGAACCGTTGTTAAACTGTAA
- the rplR gene encoding 50S ribosomal protein L18, giving the protein MAFSKIERRLKIKKSIRGKISGTSEKPRMSVFRSNKQISVQLVDDVNGKTILSASSLEKEIAAQKVTKTEQAAKVGALIAEKAKGAGIDTVVFDRNGFLYHGRVKQLADSAREAGLKF; this is encoded by the coding sequence ATGGCTTTTTCTAAAATAGAGAGAAGACTTAAAATAAAGAAAAGTATCCGAGGTAAGATTTCGGGTACTTCAGAGAAGCCCCGTATGTCGGTTTTCAGAAGTAACAAGCAAATTTCTGTTCAACTAGTAGATGATGTAAACGGAAAAACAATTTTGTCAGCCTCTTCGTTAGAGAAAGAGATCGCTGCACAAAAAGTTACTAAAACCGAGCAGGCTGCTAAAGTAGGTGCATTAATCGCCGAAAAAGCAAAAGGTGCCGGAATAGATACCGTGGTATTCGACCGTAATGGATTTTTGTACCATGGTAGAGTTAAACAATTAGCCGATTCTGCACGTGAAGCAGGTCTTAAATTTTAA
- the rpsE gene encoding 30S ribosomal protein S5 — protein sequence MAGDNQKVRSNNDLELKDRLVAINRVTKVTKGGRTFSFSAIVVVGNENGIVGWGLGKANEVTTAIAKGVEAAKKNLVKVPVFKGTIPHEQYSKFGGASVFMKPASHGTGVKAGGAMRAVLESVGVTDVLAKSKGSSNPHNLVKATINALKELRDAQTVAQHRGVTLDKVFNG from the coding sequence ATGGCAGGAGATAATCAAAAAGTAAGAAGTAATAACGACCTTGAGTTAAAGGATAGGTTAGTTGCCATTAACCGTGTAACCAAGGTTACCAAGGGTGGTAGAACTTTTAGTTTTTCTGCTATAGTTGTAGTTGGTAACGAAAATGGCATCGTAGGCTGGGGCTTAGGTAAAGCTAACGAAGTAACAACTGCAATAGCAAAAGGTGTGGAAGCCGCTAAAAAGAATCTAGTGAAAGTTCCTGTTTTTAAAGGAACAATACCTCACGAACAGTATAGTAAGTTTGGTGGAGCTAGCGTTTTTATGAAGCCTGCTTCTCACGGTACCGGGGTTAAAGCCGGTGGTGCGATGCGTGCTGTACTTGAAAGTGTTGGCGTAACGGACGTTTTGGCTAAGTCAAAAGGTTCATCAAACCCACATAACCTTGTAAAAGCTACTATTAATGCACTTAAGGAATTAAGAGACGCTCAAACGGTAGCTCAGCATAGAGGTGTTACGTTAGACAAAGTATTTAACGGATAA
- the rplE gene encoding 50S ribosomal protein L5 — protein sequence MSYTPSLKTMYKEQVIPALMKEFEYKSVMQVPKLEKIVINQGIGQAVADKKMVDIAIKELSAITGQKAVPCLSKKDVSNFKLRKKMPIGVRVTLRKNNMYEFLERLIRISLPSIRDFKGVNSKLDGRGNYTLGIEEQIIFPEINIDEVSKILGMNITFVTSGNTDEEAFALLKAFGLPFKNKK from the coding sequence ATGAGCTATACACCTAGTTTAAAAACAATGTATAAGGAACAAGTGATTCCTGCATTGATGAAGGAATTTGAATACAAGTCTGTAATGCAAGTTCCAAAATTAGAGAAAATTGTGATCAACCAAGGTATCGGTCAAGCTGTGGCTGATAAAAAAATGGTCGATATCGCAATTAAGGAGCTAAGTGCCATCACAGGTCAAAAAGCTGTTCCTTGTCTTTCTAAGAAGGACGTTTCTAACTTTAAGTTGCGTAAAAAAATGCCGATTGGTGTTCGCGTAACGCTTAGAAAAAACAATATGTACGAGTTCTTGGAAAGACTTATTCGTATTTCTTTACCAAGTATCCGTGACTTTAAAGGAGTGAACAGTAAGCTTGACGGACGTGGAAACTATACCTTAGGTATTGAGGAGCAAATTATTTTTCCTGAAATAAATATTGACGAAGTTAGTAAGATTTTGGGTATGAATATTACCTTTGTGACTTCTGGAAATACCGATGAGGAAGCTTTTGCTTTATTGAAAGCTTTTGGTTTACCATTTAAAAACAAAAAATAG
- the rplF gene encoding 50S ribosomal protein L6, with amino-acid sequence MSRIGKQPISVPAGVTVTVKENQVTVKGPKGELSQEINPEMTVEVNDGQVEVKRPSESKSHRSQHGLYRSLINNMVEGVSKGFVKKMELVGVGYRATNQGQLLELALGFSHPIHMQLPAEIKVEAVTDRKSNPIITLESADKQLLGQVCAKIRSLRKPEPYKGKGVKFVGEQIRRKAGKSAKV; translated from the coding sequence ATGTCAAGGATAGGAAAACAACCCATCTCAGTACCGGCCGGCGTTACCGTAACAGTTAAAGAAAACCAGGTAACCGTTAAAGGGCCCAAAGGAGAACTTTCGCAAGAAATTAATCCAGAAATGACAGTAGAGGTGAACGATGGACAAGTTGAGGTGAAAAGACCTTCAGAATCTAAAAGTCACCGTTCTCAGCACGGTTTATATCGTTCGCTTATCAACAATATGGTTGAAGGAGTATCAAAAGGTTTTGTGAAAAAAATGGAATTGGTTGGTGTAGGTTATAGAGCTACCAACCAAGGTCAACTTTTAGAACTGGCTTTAGGATTCTCTCACCCAATTCATATGCAGTTGCCAGCCGAAATTAAAGTGGAGGCTGTAACCGACAGAAAGAGTAATCCGATTATTACCTTGGAATCTGCAGATAAGCAATTGCTTGGTCAGGTTTGCGCTAAAATCCGTTCGCTTCGTAAACCCGAGCCTTATAAAGGTAAAGGTGTTAAGTTTGTGGGTGAGCAAATCAGACGTAAAGCTGGTAAATCTGCTAAAGTTTAA
- the rpmD gene encoding 50S ribosomal protein L30 codes for MAKIKVTQVKSKIGSTERQKRTLTALGLTKINATKEFEATPQILGMVEKVRHLVSIEK; via the coding sequence ATGGCTAAAATAAAAGTAACTCAAGTTAAGAGTAAAATCGGTTCTACCGAACGTCAAAAAAGAACTTTGACGGCTCTTGGACTAACAAAAATTAATGCAACCAAAGAATTTGAGGCAACACCTCAAATTCTTGGTATGGTTGAAAAGGTGAGACACCTGGTTAGTATAGAAAAATAA
- the rpsH gene encoding 30S ribosomal protein S8, with protein sequence MTDPIADFLTRIRNAIMAKHKVVEIPASNLKKEMTKVLYDKGYILNFKFIEDNKQGIIKIALKYDTQSKLSAIKTLKRVSTPGLRKYVGYKTMPRVLNGLGIAILSTSKGVMTDKEARMAQIGGEVLCYVY encoded by the coding sequence ATGACAGATCCAATAGCAGATTTTCTGACTCGTATCAGAAATGCCATTATGGCAAAACACAAAGTTGTTGAAATTCCTGCATCAAATTTAAAAAAGGAAATGACCAAAGTTCTTTATGACAAAGGTTATATCCTTAACTTCAAATTTATTGAAGATAATAAGCAAGGAATTATCAAAATTGCACTTAAGTACGATACTCAATCGAAACTATCTGCAATCAAAACGCTTAAACGCGTAAGTACACCTGGTTTGCGTAAGTACGTTGGCTACAAAACAATGCCACGGGTGTTAAATGGTTTAGGTATCGCCATCCTTTCTACTTCTAAAGGTGTTATGACCGATAAAGAAGCTAGAATGGCTCAAATAGGTGGTGAGGTTTTATGTTACGTATATTAA
- the rpsN gene encoding 30S ribosomal protein S14, producing the protein MAKESMKAREVKRAKLVAKYAEKRAALKEAGDYEGLQRLPKNASPVRLHNRCKLTGRPKGYMRQFGLSRIQFREMAAAGLIPGVKKASW; encoded by the coding sequence ATGGCCAAGGAATCAATGAAGGCTCGTGAAGTAAAAAGAGCCAAGCTTGTTGCCAAATACGCTGAAAAAAGAGCGGCATTGAAAGAAGCAGGTGATTACGAAGGATTACAAAGATTACCAAAAAATGCTTCTCCTGTGCGTTTGCATAATCGTTGCAAATTAACAGGACGTCCTAAAGGATATATGAGACAATTCGGTCTATCCAGGATTCAATTTCGCGAAATGGCGGCTGCAGGTCTTATACCTGGAGTAAAAAAAGCCAGTTGGTAG